The genomic DNA GCTGACACGTGCTTTGCTGTTTTCGGCGGTAATCATGAGTCTTTTTGGAAGACACTTGAGTTCCTGCGTAAGGCGTGGGCTGCGAATAAATGGGCCCTAGGATGTTCAGTATGATGCTGGTTGTGAGAGTATCAGTACTAGCTTGTCGGATTGAGATACTCTTTGCATCCTTTACGTGTGATGATGTTTTTCTTGGCCTCCCAATTGTCTAGCCTTATATCCTCATATCCAGACTATGTTGATGTTCGGGCATAGATTTGTCACAAAGCTAGTTTTGAGTTACTTGGCCTTGATTGCATCAGATTATCCAACTGGGTCATGGTAAAAAAAACACCACCAATACTCAACCGCCGCGATAATAACGCAAAACTAATGCAGTTTACTATATAAGTAGTTGCTGAGGCTGTTTAAAAACAAATTCAGCCTTCCGATTAGCTCTAGGTTATAGAATTTTTTTGCCTTTCCTTATATATACCTAGCAAGTTCTCATCCACTACCTAGCGCATCCAGCCAATCTTCAGTCATTTTATTGACCGAAACCGTGGCCCATCCTTGTCGATGACAGCAAATCTCCGATTTTTAGCTATTGTAACCCCGCACTAGGACAGGAACTGTCCAGAATCTCACGGCATCGAGTAATGCGTTATTCAGCATATACGTCAGCGCGCAACCTGTGTTTTCTGGTGTATAATGGAGGGGAGGATTATCCAGGGAATACGAAGGAAGATACCAACATCGCTGTTAATGATAGTGATGTCGACCGTGGTGGAAGAGCTGCAACGAGCGATCGCGCTGTCTTTACAAGCGGATGAATTATCGACTGAGGATCAGACACGGGAAGAGAAGGGCAAAGAGCCAGTCCATACTCTTGAAGCCGGTGAAACTGAAAACGAATCCATAAAGCTCGACCATGCCATAACGCTGTCACTTCAGGAGGAAAGCGTTAGTGTGATGCTTCCAATACCCAACCAACAGCAAATTTTATACCATCCAAACAGGCGCCTCCAAAAACATCGTCAAGAAGCTCATGTAAGATTTGTCACTGTTTTCCAGAATTTCCAAAAGACCAAAAAGTCACTCGTTTTCGTGTGATTCGCCTTGTGGAAGGTCAACAGGGCTGTTGACCTTAATCCTATCTAAAGAAATGGAGAGCACATTGAGACTATTTGGCTAAAATAGCAATATGCCTTGTCAAAAGTCAAGGTGAATCTGAGCTGGGCTTCTCAGAACGGCAACAGCAAGTCATGGAAAAGACTAAGAGCCTTGTACATTCACCAGACCCTTTAGGATGGAATAATCCTCAAGAAAAGAAGCTCATTCTTGATCCCACCCTCGGCGCCACCAGTTATAAGAATTTTTCCGTTGACAGACTTGAGCAAGAGCCAGAGGCAGGGGTGATGATAACCAGAATTTTTCTTGAAATTATTCAATATTTTATTGAAACTGGAGAGGTTTCATTAGCAAATAGTGTGTGGCGTTCGATTCGTGCAGATAGCAACCCTGACTCAGAGCCATACGGGAATATGTCGAAGAAAAGGAGCTTCCAGATGACGTGACCCATCTGCTGGCCGACCAGAAGTACACATCCTGTCTTTGGATGATTCTTCAACTTGACCAGAAAAAAACTGCTTTTTGATTATGTCCTAGGTTGATTTGGCCTCACTGGGCACTGACAACGGCCTACTAAGCTCCCTGTACTTTGCAAGCGCCAGACACAGTGACTCAGGCGCTCCTTCCGGATCCGTTTCATACCGTAGTGGACATGATGACTTGTTAAAAACCAGCCGATACACATACGACTGCGAATACACAAGGGCCTCTGTGTTCTCATCGGTCTTCTAGATATGTCCTTTTCCAGCCGGACAGAGTAGGTATGCGGTCGATAAGCACTCCTAAGGCCTTCATGCACACTGTGCCGGTCCGGCGGGACTGGAGGGTTTTTAATGGGTGTATATGTCACAGCATCGTGTGTTGTGAATGTGATCTCCAGATCAAATTGGGTTATGATTTGAGTCTTCTGCTGGTTCTGTGTAGTACAAAAATTATGGTTTCAATGCCTATTTGGTCGGGTTGCTCGAAGTTTAATGACTTCCATTGGGTTACGGTAGTAATTTTGTACGTACATCGAATATATGACGCAAAAACATCTATGATGATCTCAGCGGCATGTATCTGAGAAGGCATTGAATCATTGGGAAGTCTCACCTCGCCCCACACCATTTCTATAAAATATCATCTGTATATCTTTATCCGAATCCAGGTCCCAGGCTCCAGCGCACAGGATCGAGAGAGCGGTCTCAGGGTAGTAGGCGTAGAGATGAGTTCTTCAGTATCTGGAGCACCTTGAGATCTCGAGGATTGGCTACAGACGCAAACCTCGGCAGAATACCGGCCTAACATGGATCTTGAGCCATCGTAGGTCCTCCGGGTGTCCCCTCATATGCTCCAAGTCCCCATTGGAAATGTATCTTCACTGTAAAGCTTTGGTTTTATAATTCTGCGTCTTTGAGGCCTTTTGCGTTTACGTGGTCGCCATGTAAATGGCAAGTCTTCTTCTAAGTTTGGCCTGCATCTTCGGATCTTGCAGTAATTGTGGCATCAAAACCCTGTACAGTTGATGTTAGATAAGCCAGAGCATTACCAAAATGAATCAAAGTTTTTACAGAGGCTCTCCTGTTTACTCGTAGCAGATGACAGGCACATCATCATCGTTATCAGATTTGCCCACATCGATTAGGAAGAAGCAGCGCCGATTAGCAATAGCAAATGCATGATTATATGTAGCCCAGCGGTGTACTTTTCCAGGCTCAAAGTCGCAATGCCACTGGTGCTTGCAGATGCGCTGAAATATAAAGTCGCATTTGTCCACGTTGTCGGTTCTTGGAACTAAATGCGCCAAGGCATGGACCAATACCCGCGTAGGCAGACATTCTGAGCATTCGGTCTCGCGGTCAGTTGACTCCGTTGCTTTCTGCTAATAAGCGAGAGAAACAGGGGAtatgagaagagaagaagcgagAGGAGATGACCGAAGACTATCATCAGTTGTCACATGACATGATGTGTAACCTGTCATGTCAGCTGGGATTTTTAGACGCCCGTCGCTTGACGATTATCTATATTATGGACAATGAGGCTGACCCAATTCTAAAGCGTCAGCAAAGCAAACAATGGCTTGCTATTAATGGTCCAACCATGTGCGAACCATGTCCTGCATGCGTTAATACCACCCTATTATCAtggtttctttttgcttcAAGTTGTCGTAAGTTGTTTGCTATAGAGAGAAGTGCAATGTAGACCAAGGAGTATAAATACCGTCATATAATTCTATTTATTCCTCCTTTCACTGGTAAGAACCAATTACTATCTTGCCGGTCATTTCCAGGGACTGTCCCAGTTTCACAACCAAGAAACCAGACTTCTTCCTATTCGAACTGAATTGTATGTTAGACCACTCCATAGATCAAAGAGACAGTATACTGATAATGAAAGAAATAGAGAGAGATAAAATGCCCTCGAATGCCTCCGACAATTCCCAGGGCCCCGATAAAGCTCCTGATCCGAAGTGTGAATTTTGTCATGGGAATGGCCACTATGAGGATTACGACTCGGAAATTATACGCACAGAATGTGATGTCTGTGAAGGAACAGGACTTTTCTCTGAATACTTGGATTGTGGGCGCTGTCGTGGAAGGGGATTCCGCGAGCGCGAATCGGAGTTCCTGGTTGAGAAGGAATGCAAGTGCCGCAAACCTTCATCTAAGTGAGGTTTATTGTCAAATGGGAAAGCGCTTTCTCGGGCCTCTGGTGAGCTAGCAGGGATCAAGGAACAAGGCAACAAGCGCCATAAGGGAGGATCGAAGCATGGTTTGCATACTGTAGTGAGGCAGATTTAGGAACGGCATGAAAGTTCCTACAAAGATCCATTCCCTTATGTAGCAGGCCTGCTCTTACTTGCTCCAGGAGCCTAATACCGTCTAGGATCGATCGAAATTCGTGGATATACCGGAGCTGAGAAGACAAACCTATCTATAGCAACATTCTGATTGGGCTGTGTCTGCATGACAAGTGTTTCAGACGCAGTTCTATCACCAATAGCGCGGAATAAAGCCTATGCTGCATGATTCGGAAGTCATCCTTCTGATATGATTATTGCCAGGAACTGAAGGCATAATCTCCAAATAACGATATCATCATGAGCCAACCTCGTCCATGTCCGCCTTGGCCAATGAGTAACTTACTTCCTCGCTAACCACTAACGCCTCTGCCTCGAGTATAAATACCTCTCCTCGCCTGCGTCAAAagtgattttctttttctttttcccttctCCAGGCTTAGATTATGTGTAGTATCTGCTTTTTTCAGTTTAAAGTCTGAAAACCGTTCTAAGGAACGGGACATTGATATAGACTTTGGATTCTGTGGAAGGGCCTTCGTGCTTGCACATGTCCTACCATACAGTGTCGTTGGGCTTGCACAACCCCCAATAGACGCGAAGTCTCTTTTCATCATTACGGCTGGCTTGTCTGACTGGTTGCAGAAGAAAGTTTTGTTTTGTACGATGTTCTTCAGGGTCGTGAATGCGTTCTGTAGACAGACATAAGCACTAAATTTTGGCAGTCCAATCGATGCTCAACTAATCGACCAGGGCTGCCTTTTACCGAGCAGGCCCTATGTCAGCTGCCTATACGTCAAACGAAATCACCGTGAGTAACCCCCAAGTCCAAACTCTTCCATTCCTATTCTCAGTTTTAGGATGATCGGGAGCCGAAATGTTGGGTATCTGCCGAATATATTCATCCATGACTCCACGCCGATATCTATAAGGACCGCATGCCTTCCCCTGAAGGACCATTCTCTCATTTAATCCGGGGATATCCCGTCCACCCATCCACCTACATGGCCACACCGGGCTCAGCCCCTATACAGAGTCTATCACCATTATTGACGGCAACCCCAGGCCGCTGATGGCTGGCCAGACTGTCTGAATGAGGGCGGTGAAGATACACGTGACATGATAGGTGCTCAATGAAGTGGGCTCAGGGAACCGGAGAAGTTGATTATCCGAGATTGTACGAGGCCGGTATGATGGGTTACTCTTTTCAGATGAAGTGAACGATATATTCTCGCCTATATACACGTACGCGAGTAgatgagtgcttgactaccTATATGTGCGTATGCGCTGGCCtatataagaatctcctggccTCGCTGTTCGGACCGACTATTTATCCGCTCGATTCTCACTAACAAGTACTGTTTCTGGTCACGTGGTATATTAACGCgctagtagtagtagtgtcCGAGTCTGTTGGTGGTTAAATTGGACAACCAACGACGACGGCTTTTCAATCAAAGAACACGTTGAGACCTGATGGTCCATTTTTATGCCCAATATGGATCCTGCTACTTTCATAGATCCCCAATTGACTCTTCCGGACCATCTTGTTATCGACAATATCCTTGACGATGCCAACCTTCAAGGCATGCATGTTCCCCTGCCCGAGTTCTTAATGCAGTAAGCGGCTAACATACATTAAGGTGCCGTGTCTGGACGAGACAAGCTCACAACCCAGGAGACAATCCAAAAGTTGGAAGACCTCAATGATATCTCACATCCTAGCTTCGATCCCACCGTATTCCAATCATGGGACATGTCTGTGCTCCAAGCAAGACTGCCTTCTGTTGTGCAAAAATATGTACTCCAACCATACATTAGCTGGGCTCAAGGCATTGTACGCTTCAAGACTGATGTGGTCATGTTGACCCATCTCATTTTGTATTTCACGACCCTGGTACCCAGCGCTCTTCTGCTGCACTACCACTTCTCGTGGACTCATGGCATTTTGCATTGGATCCTCCAGCTCTGGTATTGTGGAGCTTTTACGTTGATGAAGCATCAGCACATCCATATGAACGGAGTCTTGTCGCCTAAATATTACCTGTTCGACGTGCTCTTTCCCTACTTGTTGGACCCTCTTCTCGGACACACATGGAATTCTTACTACTACCATCACATCAAGCACCATCATGTCGAGGGTAACGGTCCCAATGATTTGAGTACGACTATGTGGTATGATCGTGACAGTGTCTTTGACTTCTCTTGTTATGTCGGCCGGTTCTTCTTCCTGATATGGTTCGACCTTCCACTATACTTCGCGAGAAAAGGGCAGACCAAGCATGCCGCCAGGGCTGCCTTCTGGGAACTGAGCAATTATACAATGATTTATCTACTCTACAACTATGGCAACTCTCGTGCAACGCTCTTCACGTTAATCCTCCCACTGACGGTCATGCGAGTAGGTCTCATGGTGGGGAACTGGGGCCAGCATGCCTTCATCGATCCGAAGGATCCTTACTCGGACTTCCTCTCCAGTATTACATTGATTGATGTTCCAGTAAGTCGCTTGATTCAATAAGACTCGTAATCTTACACTGATTCCATATAGAGCAATCGTTTCTCGTTCAACGATGGCTACCATACTTCGCATCACTTGAATCCCCATCGACACTGGAGAGGCCACCCAGTGGCCTTTACCAAACAGAAGGGTCGCTACGCAGAAGAGGGGGCTTTGGTATTCCGCAACATTGACTACATATTCATCACCGTTAAGCTGTTGCAGAAGGATTACATGCATCTGGCCAAATGTCTGGTTCCAATGGGCAATCAAATCAACATGACCCTTGAGGAACGAGTGCAGATGTTGCAGGCTCGGACACGTCGATTCCAGTCCGATAAGAAGAAAGAGTAAATTCATTCGGTCCGGAGTTTTGCTGTTATCGTTTGCTTCGCCGCGCAGCTTTCCATCAAGAGAACTCGGATGGCATTCCCAATCAGATCCATCCTCTTCAAAGAATATCCAGAATggatcttcttttttcttttgttcgTGAGCTCATATATCGTATAGATGACCGCATAAAGCCGTTCCTCAAGAAAATGACTGAAGACTGAATGTGGAGGCAGCTACGAAACGTTATAGCTAGCGGCTTAGCGAGGAATGAGACATTCAAGTCACCAGGATATATATAGTTAGagaatttttttttggaaaATCTTTGCTATACAGAAATGTTTAATATCTAGTATATCAAGCTACATTATCTTCCCTCCTCGCACGCAGTCATCCGAAAATAAGCCTGCTTAGCCAGATCCCGATACTTCTGCAGAAAGGGAAAATTGATTaccagttcatgagaaattTGCGCGATATCTGTTAGTAACGAGATTGAAATacaatttccttttttttttctgatTCCCGGCATTTGAATATGCTTATGTCTTGTTTTGGCACACTCTCTGAGCCGTTAGCTATCTTCATCGAAATTCACTATTTCGCGTTATAAATTCGAAAGGCTCGGATATCGACCTCGGGCACCGAGCGGAACTCATCATCTCAGTGCAATTTGCCCGTTGATCATTCGACAATATAGCTGTTGGTGCTACTATTTCTCTTGGATGTCAATTATTCCTGAAAACGATACTTTTGGTGCTTCTTTTCCCATGTATTGGCTTTCTCCCTGGGTCTATTTCCGTCAAGAATAGTCTCGCCCTTTACGTATCCGTGCCAGGATATGTGCGTGCATTTCGCATGCTAGTTGACCCTTCATGCGAAGGATGATGTGGTTTCCAAGGTAATCCTTGCAACGTATCTGTCGTTCGACTGTTTCCTTCGGAACTGAATTCGCAACTCAATGCCATCAGCAATGCAGCTCCATGGGTTTCAACTAAAACCTCTGCACACATCCCATATTGGGATTGCGGATAGGTAAATGTGATCTTTACTTGTGGTCCGGTATGCCAATTTGACAATGACTTGTCCTCTTACTTGGATATAATGGCTGATAAACCCTGCATCTGATCACCTTCAACCAAATATTGCATCGCTGGTTCACCTCAACCCGCGTACGCAAAATATGGTATAGGGTAAATAGTGGATTATTCCCAGATACCGCGGCTGATAGATGCTGTGACTTCAAAGGAGCTCGCTTCTTCAAGAATCTCGTGCAAATGTTCTGTTTGCAAATAGTACAATCCAATGGGTAATGGGCCCTGTGAGACGTCGGGCATTTTGATGGAGACATGATCGACAAATATGTGATCTTCTGTCGCAACATCCTCGACTTATTACGGAGCAAATTGAGCGTCGTATGGACACCTAAATCACTCCTCCATTCTCAGAACGCGTTCTTAAAACCTGGTATTCCGAGGCGCAGGAGTAAATTTCGCTGTGACGAACATCATAAATACAGATGGTCTTAATGTCAACTCAGATACGCCAGCCGCCAGTTGTCCTGTTTTAATAGATCTGATTCCCGCTTTTCCCCACGCTATGTACCAAGTTTTGCTTTCACCACTTTAGATGCAAATGGCACTATGTGAAATGCCTTGTGATGTGCGGTCCCAGCAACAATGCTCTAAGCGTAAGGGCTTCATCTGATATTTATAGACAGCACATTTCCCCCGGGAGCATATGCACACCAGATCGTGTCTGGATGTTGTCCAGCCCAGAATGAATGGCATTTGTCCCATACTGCTGTACCGGCTGTTTGCTTGTACCGCACAACTACTTCAAAAGCTTTGATATCaatgttggcatattcatgTTTTATACCCAGCGCGTCTGACGTTGTATGGCATTTCAGTGGTATGGCTTTATCTCGGTTCTTTTGTGTTCTGGGAATTCCGTTAGCAATTGCTAATTTGCTTCTCAGAACCTCGACTTACCAACGGGCTTTGACTGTGCCTTCTCGGTTGAAACTATGTAGCGGTCTCTTCTCGAGGTTTTTGTGGGTAGGGTACGTATTCTTCGTAAAAGTAGAGCCTCCTTTGTATGCTATTAGCTGGTTTAACAAGATATAGTTCTAGATCAAAGCAGATAGAATTCATAGCGCGCCATAAGAACAACATTTTTAGGTGGTTGATGGGTTGTTCCGAGTTGATGAGAATCGAAGGTGAAGTTTGATTCTGAGAAGAGACGGAGAGATGGAGTTGAAACTCAGAGGAAGGCTTTGCGGAACTCACTTATTCATTCACCAGTGAAGAAACGGGTACAAGGTAAAAGTTATATGTATTATTTTAAGCAAATGGACAATCTTATATACATCCCATGGACAAATTCTTTTTGAACATATAAACACAATTCACCGCTCCTGTCGCTTCCACCCAGTCCTCAACTCCCCACTAGGCTGGAACCGCGGGAACGGATGCGCTTCGGTGTTAAACACATGGTCCTCGAGAGGAATGAACTCTCTATCTGAGAATAAGAGATAGAAGTACTTGAGTGTCTCCGACAACCAGCATCCCTCCATGTTATCTCGTCGAAGGGGAGGGACGATATTCGCATTGTCCAGCGATGTGAATCCCACAATACGTCCCGACGATGGCGATGACGATGCAGTGCCATCGCTGCGTTTGTGTTGAGAAGTAAAGCGGTAGTGGTTGTCGTATTCGACTACTGGAGTATGCTTCATGAAGGACTTGAATATCTCCCATCCCCACTCCCGGTAGGTTTCGTCTCCAGTAATTCGGTAGATGTAGAAAAGTGATTCGATTGTCTCTGGTCGTTGCAGATTATACAGTTCCATGTTCTGGAGCTGGATGTCCGCTCGCCAACCCGATTGTGACTTGTCTTCCGTATCGAGCGACTGGGATACCGACTTCAGAGGCAATGAAGGAGGGTACATATCGGTCATTGTCTTTGGAGGTTGGTCCGTTGCGAAAGATGCAATCTCCGGCGCTAATCCCGTCTTTGTGGTCAAGTACGTTGCCCAGCATGTCTTCATGAGTTCTTGAGCCAGCAGCATCTCCTCGTCTTGTCGTCGTGACCATTCTGGAGATTTCTTCGCGTCAGACAATGGCAAACCCCCCGTCACTCCCAGAGCTATTGTTCCCGGAAGGAAGCACGTCGGGTGATCCATTTTGGGAATTAACGAGCCACGAAGTCCGTCCGGTCGTTCGCCCAATATTGTCAGTTGTGCCTGTTGACTGTACGTGACAAGATGCTTGCGAATGCCCATCAAAGACTGGTCCCACATGTCCTTGTAGATGAGCTCCGATGTTTGCAGGTACTGCTTGATGAGATATTCTGTACGAAGTACAATTAGTCAAAGAACTAAATGAAAGTAACAAACGAGGACGTACCATAATATGAATCTCCCCGGTTTCCCACACTGATACTTTCACCTCGGAATTTGCCATCTGGGTGAATGTAGGCCGGTACCAGACCATCTTCCACCTTCTGGTTGTCAACAACTTGCATCACTTTCTCTGCCACCTGCCAGTATTCCGACTCGCCTGTCAACTTAGCAAGGTACTTGAACTCAAGCTGCAACGCAGTCGCCTCCGCTGTCGAAGAAGCTCCGCCGTTGAGCTGTGACACCACACCCTCCGATGTGTTGAGATTCACTCCCGCAAATGGCACGCCGGACTGAGAATCAAACGCTCCCAGCAACCGATCCGCGAGGTCCGCCGCCTTCTCGATATACAAGTCCTCTCCAGGCGAGCCAGTATCGTCATCAGAGATTGGGGCTAGATTCGGGTATTTTGTTGATATGTAGTGCGCTGACAAGAGACCGCCCAAGATGCGAATGGTCGTCTCGAACGTGTTCACCTGACTATCTTGGTCATAGTGCAGCGAGTTCTGAATCCAGTCGCGTGCGTGCTGAACTCGCGATGTGAGgttcattatcatcatcgtATCCAGTGCATCGACGATGATATACCCCAATCCACCCGGGATCATATGTGTTCCCTTTTTGGCAATCGGCGAAAACTCGTCGAAGCCTAAACCAACGTCAATACCCATCCAGCCAAGATACCACTGTTTAAAGAAACTCACCCCATCCATACTTTTCATACCCATCCCAGCTCACAATAAACGCATCTCTAACCCTCTCCCTCCGGGCATCCCAATCGACATTCTTCTGCTTCCCACTCTTGTCTGATccctccttctccaaacCTTGCACCCACTCCCAAAGCTCCGCTCCCTTTGCTGAATCAGGCGTCTTGACTCTGCCATTCCATGTCGGCCCAGACAAACAATACCACAGGACCATCAAGATAAAGAGAGCTATCCCACCGTATAGAGCCTTGCGCCGTCTACTCCTCGGCCCCGTGCGCTTGGGAGCGAAGTATGGCTTGTCTTTGTACAGCGGGAGGGTTGCGCGATTGTTATTGAGGAATGGGCTTAGGCGGTTTGGGCTCGGTAGGCCGGTGGGCTGTCCTGAGAGACCGTAACCTGGTAATCTGCCATTAGGACTGCGGCTCGCTGCGCGCCAGTAGTTGTCGCCGTAGGGGTGttgggaggggaaggagggaGTCGCCTGAGGGAATGAGTAGGacattgttgctgctgtcgtTGTATCTCTTGTTGCTTCGTGCTCTCGTCCCTCTAGAAAGAAAGAATCGCAATAAGTACTC from Aspergillus chevalieri M1 DNA, chromosome 1, nearly complete sequence includes the following:
- the MNS1 gene encoding glycoside hydrolase family 47 protein (CAZy:GH47;~COG:G;~EggNog:ENOG410PFVB;~InterPro:IPR036026,IPR012341,IPR001382;~PFAM:PF01532;~TransMembrane:1 (i86-108o);~go_component: GO:0016020 - membrane [Evidence IEA];~go_function: GO:0004571 - mannosyl-oligosaccharide 1,2-alpha-mannosidase activity [Evidence IEA];~go_function: GO:0005509 - calcium ion binding [Evidence IEA];~go_process: GO:0005975 - carbohydrate metabolic process [Evidence IEA]), which codes for MSYSFPQATPSFPSQHPYGDNYWRAASRSPNGRLPGYGLSGQPTGLPSPNRLSPFLNNNRATLPLYKDKPYFAPKRTGPRSRRRKALYGGIALFILMVLWYCLSGPTWNGRVKTPDSAKGAELWEWVQGLEKEGSDKSGKQKNVDWDARRERVRDAFIVSWDGYEKYGWGFDEFSPIAKKGTHMIPGGLGYIIVDALDTMMIMNLTSRVQHARDWIQNSLHYDQDSQVNTFETTIRILGGLLSAHYISTKYPNLAPISDDDTGSPGEDLYIEKAADLADRLLGAFDSQSGVPFAGVNLNTSEGVVSQLNGGASSTAEATALQLEFKYLAKLTGESEYWQVAEKVMQVVDNQKVEDGLVPAYIHPDGKFRGESISVGNRGDSYYEYLIKQYLQTSELIYKDMWDQSLMGIRKHLVTYSQQAQLTILGERPDGLRGSLIPKMDHPTCFLPGTIALGVTGGLPLSDAKKSPEWSRRQDEEMLLAQELMKTCWATYLTTKTGLAPEIASFATDQPPKTMTDMYPPSLPLKSVSQSLDTEDKSQSGWRADIQLQNMELYNLQRPETIESLFYIYRITGDETYREWGWEIFKSFMKHTPVVEYDNHYRFTSQHKRSDGTASSSPSSGRIVGFTSLDNANIVPPLRRDNMEGCWLSETLKYFYLLFSDREFIPLEDHVFNTEAHPFPRFQPSGELRTGWKRQER
- a CDS encoding uncharacterized protein (COG:I;~EggNog:ENOG410PK9C;~InterPro:IPR005804;~PFAM:PF00487;~TransMembrane:6 (i104-128o134-153i165-184o216-238i250-268o274-293i);~go_process: GO:0006629 - lipid metabolic process [Evidence IEA]) is translated as MPNMDPATFIDPQLTLPDHLVIDNILDDANLQGAVSGRDKLTTQETIQKLEDLNDISHPSFDPTVFQSWDMSVLQARLPSVVQKYVLQPYISWAQGIVRFKTDVVMLTHLILYFTTLVPSALLLHYHFSWTHGILHWILQLWYCGAFTLMKHQHIHMNGVLSPKYYLFDVLFPYLLDPLLGHTWNSYYYHHIKHHHVEGNGPNDLSTTMWYDRDSVFDFSCYVGRFFFLIWFDLPLYFARKGQTKHAARAAFWELSNYTMIYLLYNYGNSRATLFTLILPLTVMRVGLMVGNWGQHAFIDPKDPYSDFLSSITLIDVPSNRFSFNDGYHTSHHLNPHRHWRGHPVAFTKQKGRYAEEGALVFRNIDYIFITVKLLQKDYMHLAKCLVPMGNQINMTLEERVQMLQARTRRFQSDKKKE